One window of the Lactococcus lactis genome contains the following:
- a CDS encoding lectin-like domain-containing protein codes for MILNKKRTVIFSLIGLIFISLLTLLSVQTKQTNAEEVVTVHSTDVDTGATTLTRSDFNDNFTLSGTVGMRYQVGGAFNPFGPALTDDERKARYDEETGIITLTPNRNDWSGNFTLNNRISTEQPFKLKGAIYLGDRTDEDWRDKEEASENGGTPSGGADGIGFAFHPEEVGKVGFTGANMGIGGLKGAIGYKFDTYWNTAQQSNDDDNHRLGWENDPGSNAPHEGNPFGSFIETTTEPTPSNALLLDSGRVVPFATDAGFGVADWNQVAWLDTSKILQNSGVSRRGEIGDDIDGNPVQGESRRLISDYGYDANDDLLSGSTKDDTTGFQNVIYDYKPGDSGKGTLRIYLLHGITTNPISSGALTEEGIVYDLIGQKEIDSTDSLALAVSASTGAFRNLQQFRFDSFEYSAVKRLTIDKIWEDESDINGLRPDTIEVQVWANLKATNNKEEVRLPYKTPIEIRATDNWTYVYDNLPKYNNEGREIFYDVKEIPVAGYESTSQRLNDENDSEIQFKLSNKIQNPLTISGEKIWLDDGNITSRPAHITVQLWRKDGEQERQVQFNELATGYQSFYGQVNSNDFVTQETNSNKNWEYTFSHLHGTEEIEEGVEQGIQYFLKEELSTDYKYRYESQVIGRDIVNTAIEVEKMSLIVNKEWDDKGYESIRPETITIQLLANNKLQGNPVTIGVSEKWTWEFTDLAIRDELGNDILYSIKEIDVAKHYQVDQIQENNKITLINKFVKEEPNPEEEEEDNNINNDGDSEPTNNNDGNSNHSEEAHNDAKKETTENLPVVGQYSGFWLILVGAALLFGVVLLVKHKQERKK; via the coding sequence ATGATTCTAAACAAAAAAAGAACTGTAATATTCTCTCTAATTGGTTTAATATTTATTAGTCTATTAACATTGCTATCAGTTCAAACTAAACAGACTAATGCTGAGGAAGTAGTTACTGTTCATTCAACTGATGTTGATACGGGAGCAACGACACTTACTAGGAGTGATTTCAATGATAATTTTACTTTATCAGGCACTGTTGGCATGCGTTATCAAGTCGGTGGAGCATTTAATCCTTTTGGTCCTGCTCTAACTGATGACGAAAGGAAAGCCAGATATGATGAAGAAACAGGAATTATCACCTTAACCCCCAATCGAAATGACTGGTCAGGCAATTTCACGCTTAATAATCGAATCTCAACAGAACAACCTTTTAAACTTAAAGGTGCTATTTATTTGGGAGATAGGACAGATGAAGACTGGAGAGATAAAGAAGAAGCTAGCGAAAATGGAGGAACTCCAAGTGGAGGTGCGGACGGGATAGGTTTTGCTTTTCATCCTGAAGAAGTAGGAAAGGTTGGTTTTACAGGGGCTAACATGGGAATTGGCGGTCTTAAAGGTGCGATTGGTTATAAGTTTGATACTTACTGGAATACTGCGCAGCAAAGTAATGATGATGATAACCATCGCTTGGGCTGGGAAAATGATCCTGGAAGCAACGCACCTCACGAAGGTAATCCTTTCGGATCTTTTATCGAGACGACAACTGAACCTACTCCATCCAACGCTCTCCTTTTGGATTCAGGACGAGTCGTACCTTTTGCAACTGATGCAGGATTTGGTGTAGCCGATTGGAATCAAGTTGCTTGGCTAGACACAAGTAAGATACTACAAAATTCAGGTGTCAGTCGCCGTGGTGAAATTGGTGATGATATCGACGGCAACCCTGTACAAGGGGAAAGTAGAAGATTAATTTCCGATTATGGGTATGATGCTAATGATGATTTACTAAGTGGTTCAACTAAAGATGACACCACAGGTTTTCAAAATGTCATCTATGATTATAAACCTGGAGATTCAGGAAAAGGAACGCTTCGAATTTATTTGCTCCATGGTATAACAACTAATCCAATCTCATCAGGTGCATTGACGGAAGAGGGCATTGTTTATGATTTAATTGGTCAAAAAGAAATTGATTCAACTGACTCGCTAGCTTTAGCTGTATCTGCATCAACAGGTGCCTTTCGTAATCTTCAACAATTTAGATTTGATTCTTTTGAATACTCAGCGGTAAAAAGATTGACAATCGATAAAATTTGGGAAGATGAGAGCGATATAAACGGTCTAAGGCCCGATACCATTGAAGTTCAAGTTTGGGCAAATCTTAAAGCAACGAATAATAAAGAAGAAGTTCGACTTCCTTATAAGACCCCAATAGAAATAAGAGCTACAGATAATTGGACCTATGTTTATGATAATCTACCAAAATATAATAACGAAGGGCGTGAAATTTTCTATGACGTGAAAGAAATTCCCGTAGCTGGTTATGAGTCAACAAGCCAAAGATTAAATGACGAAAATGATTCAGAAATTCAATTTAAACTTTCTAATAAGATTCAAAATCCACTTACCATTTCGGGCGAAAAAATCTGGTTGGATGATGGAAATATTACTTCACGACCAGCTCATATCACAGTTCAACTATGGAGAAAAGATGGTGAGCAAGAACGTCAGGTTCAATTCAATGAATTAGCAACCGGTTATCAAAGCTTTTATGGACAAGTAAATTCTAATGATTTTGTGACACAAGAGACAAATTCAAATAAGAACTGGGAATATACTTTCTCTCACTTGCATGGAACGGAGGAGATAGAAGAAGGAGTTGAACAAGGAATTCAGTATTTCTTAAAAGAAGAGTTGTCAACTGACTATAAATATCGCTATGAGTCACAAGTTATAGGACGAGATATTGTCAATACAGCTATTGAAGTAGAAAAAATGAGCTTGATTGTTAATAAAGAGTGGGATGATAAAGGCTATGAATCTATCAGACCAGAAACAATCACAATTCAACTATTGGCAAATAATAAGTTGCAAGGGAATCCAGTCACTATTGGAGTCAGTGAAAAATGGACTTGGGAATTTACCGATTTAGCCATAAGAGATGAACTGGGCAATGATATTTTATATTCAATTAAAGAAATTGACGTAGCTAAGCATTATCAAGTTGATCAAATTCAAGAAAATAATAAAATTACTTTGATTAATAAATTTGTGAAGGAAGAGCCTAATCCTGAAGAAGAGGAGGAGGACAACAACATTAATAATGACGGTGACAGCGAACCTACTAATAATAATGATGGTAACTCAAATCATTCAGAAGAAGCACACAACGATGCTAAAAAAGAAACCACAGAAAATCTCCCTGTGGTGGGGCAATATTCAGGATTTTGGTTGATACTTGTTGGTGCCGCATTACTATTTGGAGTTGTATTGTTAGTGAAGCATAAACAAGAAAGAAAAAAATGA
- a CDS encoding sensor histidine kinase, giving the protein MKKGKLKIYFGYAAGVGKTFAMLEGAREVQKSGIDVVSGYIEPHNRPETSKLIEGLETLPLKKINYKGIQLIEFNLEEALIRRPQVILVDELAHTNCHGSRNKKRFQDIEELLKAGIDVFTTINIQHLEGLNDVIEKITGIIVNEKIPDYIFEEADQIELIDIEPVDLLERLDKGKIYQLNKVNQAKENFFTLEKLIALREIALRKTADQVNKSAIRKAQNKKSIYAKEHVLVCVSASPSASHVIHAAARLAVAFKAEFTALYIGDLENSSKEEKERLRQNLRLAEQLGAKLSVLYGDNVSKQIVEYAKISQISKLVIGKSVQSSFWSRENIVDFISQEAPELDIYVIPNARGQQKNTSGTLYNFKKIRFSLSDLLKTILMLTLVTSCGLAFKYWNFNVANIIMLYILGVQINAIFTKGRIFSLISSVLSVLCFNYFFTEPYYTFVAFSSNYPITFLIMLAAGLITSTLIKRIQEQVRVSAEKSYRTEVLLQTNKDLAQVDSVVEILEATVQQLKKLLDRDIVIYPIKDKVLGDESYFSTESSKYNLEKYQNFNERGVAEWVMHNNKRAGATTNTLSAANYLYLSIRGKNQSFAVIGILMKDKNELETFEKSIILAILGEAGLALEKEILREVQQKNEIQIEQEQLRVNLLRAISHDLRTPLTSISGHAKLLMKNDSTINKLQIQELSAYIYDDSMWLINLVENLLSITRLDEKIELKLEANIIDEVVEEALKHVDRHLKQHEFSLNLADELLMAKMDVALMIQVIVNLINNAVKYTPINSKIELQTKKINDELVLEVSDNGPGITDKAKEKIFDLFYTDENRQVDSKRGLGLGLSLCKSIILAHGGQIYVKDNQPNGAIIGFKLPLEEVLISDEQ; this is encoded by the coding sequence ATGAAAAAGGGAAAACTAAAGATATATTTTGGCTATGCTGCTGGTGTTGGAAAAACATTTGCTATGCTCGAAGGGGCGCGTGAGGTTCAGAAATCTGGAATTGATGTTGTTTCAGGCTACATTGAACCTCATAATCGACCAGAGACCTCAAAATTAATTGAAGGGCTCGAAACCTTACCTTTAAAAAAAATAAATTATAAAGGAATTCAATTAATAGAGTTCAATTTAGAAGAAGCTTTGATTCGTCGACCTCAGGTTATCCTAGTTGATGAATTAGCCCACACAAATTGCCATGGTTCAAGAAATAAGAAGAGATTTCAAGATATTGAAGAACTTTTGAAAGCAGGAATAGATGTTTTTACAACAATAAATATTCAGCATCTTGAAGGTCTAAATGATGTAATTGAAAAAATAACTGGGATTATTGTAAATGAAAAAATTCCTGATTACATATTTGAAGAGGCTGATCAAATTGAGCTAATTGATATTGAACCCGTTGATTTATTAGAACGACTAGATAAAGGAAAAATTTATCAGTTAAACAAAGTAAATCAAGCAAAAGAAAATTTTTTTACATTAGAAAAACTTATCGCCCTTCGGGAAATTGCTTTACGAAAAACTGCTGACCAAGTCAATAAGAGCGCTATTCGTAAAGCTCAAAATAAAAAAAGTATTTATGCAAAAGAACATGTTTTAGTATGTGTTTCAGCCTCACCCTCAGCCTCTCATGTTATTCATGCAGCTGCGAGACTTGCAGTTGCATTTAAAGCAGAATTTACGGCATTATATATCGGTGATTTAGAAAATTCTTCCAAAGAAGAAAAAGAAAGACTGAGACAGAATTTACGTTTGGCTGAACAGTTAGGCGCAAAACTATCTGTCCTTTATGGAGATAATGTTTCTAAGCAAATTGTCGAATATGCTAAAATTAGTCAAATATCAAAGCTGGTAATTGGTAAAAGTGTACAAAGTTCATTTTGGAGTAGGGAAAATATTGTAGATTTTATAAGTCAGGAAGCGCCAGAACTTGATATCTATGTCATTCCAAATGCAAGAGGACAACAAAAAAATACTTCTGGAACTTTGTATAATTTTAAAAAAATCCGGTTTTCATTAAGTGATTTATTGAAAACAATACTGATGCTAACTCTTGTCACTTCATGTGGGTTAGCCTTCAAATACTGGAACTTCAATGTTGCTAATATAATTATGCTTTATATTTTAGGAGTTCAGATTAATGCTATTTTTACAAAAGGAAGAATTTTTAGTCTCATATCCTCAGTCTTATCTGTACTTTGCTTTAATTATTTTTTCACAGAACCTTATTACACTTTTGTAGCCTTTAGCTCTAATTATCCAATTACTTTCTTAATTATGTTGGCTGCTGGATTAATTACGTCGACATTAATCAAAAGAATTCAAGAACAAGTTCGAGTCTCTGCGGAAAAATCATATCGAACAGAAGTACTTTTACAAACGAATAAAGATTTAGCACAGGTTGATTCGGTAGTAGAAATTCTAGAAGCAACAGTTCAACAGTTAAAAAAATTACTTGATCGAGATATTGTGATTTATCCAATCAAAGATAAAGTTTTAGGAGATGAATCATATTTTTCAACTGAGTCTTCTAAGTATAATTTAGAAAAATACCAGAATTTTAATGAGAGAGGTGTAGCTGAGTGGGTAATGCACAATAATAAACGTGCAGGAGCAACGACCAATACATTATCAGCTGCTAATTACTTATATTTGTCAATTCGTGGGAAAAATCAATCTTTTGCGGTGATTGGTATCCTAATGAAGGACAAAAATGAGTTGGAAACATTTGAAAAATCTATAATTCTGGCTATATTAGGTGAAGCAGGATTAGCTTTAGAAAAAGAAATTCTTCGAGAAGTCCAACAAAAAAACGAAATTCAAATTGAGCAAGAACAGTTACGTGTAAATTTGTTACGTGCTATTTCACATGATTTAAGAACTCCACTTACTAGTATTTCTGGACATGCAAAATTACTGATGAAAAATGATAGCACAATAAATAAACTTCAAATTCAAGAATTATCAGCTTATATCTATGATGATTCAATGTGGTTGATTAATTTAGTTGAAAATCTTTTATCTATCACAAGATTGGATGAAAAAATAGAATTAAAGTTGGAAGCAAATATTATTGATGAAGTAGTTGAAGAAGCCCTTAAACATGTAGACAGGCATTTGAAACAGCATGAATTTAGTTTAAATTTAGCCGACGAACTCTTAATGGCAAAAATGGATGTGGCTCTTATGATACAAGTGATTGTAAACTTGATTAATAATGCAGTGAAATATACACCAATTAATTCTAAAATAGAACTACAAACCAAAAAAATTAATGATGAGTTAGTTCTTGAAGTTTCTGATAATGGGCCTGGGATTACTGATAAAGCCAAAGAAAAAATATTTGATTTATTTTATACTGACGAAAATCGGCAAGTTGATTCTAAGCGTGGTTTAGGTTTAGGACTTTCTTTGTGTAAAAGTATTATTTTAGCACATGGAGGACAAATTTATGTTAAAGATAATCAGCCAAATGGAGCAATTATTGGTTTCAAATTACCTTTAGAGGAGGTTTTAATTTCTGATGAACAATGA